The Syntrophorhabdales bacterium genome has a segment encoding these proteins:
- the lspA gene encoding signal peptidase II, whose product MQSVPYLLTVLLIVASDRLTKVLVVKNLPYLSAVDISPYLSIVHARNYGGAFGFLSQDSSAGYIFLVLPIIIICLLVYYLLRHRHTATVMFALTCVLAGALGNMYDRLRFGYVTDFIDVYYKQYHWPAFNVADMSISFGIGLWIFAQIFLTKKVDHED is encoded by the coding sequence ATGCAGAGCGTCCCTTACCTCCTGACCGTTCTTCTCATCGTCGCTTCTGACAGGCTGACCAAGGTTCTGGTCGTCAAGAACCTTCCCTACCTTAGCGCTGTTGATATCTCGCCTTATCTGTCCATCGTCCACGCACGCAATTACGGGGGCGCGTTCGGCTTTCTGTCGCAGGACAGCTCTGCAGGGTATATTTTTCTTGTTCTGCCGATCATCATCATATGCTTGCTTGTTTACTACCTTTTGCGGCATCGTCACACAGCGACTGTAATGTTCGCTCTTACGTGCGTCCTTGCAGGTGCTCTGGGCAATATGTACGACCGGCTACGCTTCGGGTACGTAACGGATTTCATCGACGTGTACTACAAGCAGTACCATTGGCCTGCCTTCAACGTGGCGGACATGTCGATAAGTTTCGGTATCGGCCTCTGGATATTCGCGCAAATCTTCCTGACAAAGAAAGTCGACCACGAGGACTAA
- the ileS gene encoding isoleucine--tRNA ligase — MDYKETLNLPKTPFPMRGNLPVKEKQILQFWNQIDVYGKLLEARQGAPTFILHDGPPYANGHIHLGTALNKILKDIIVKSKFMAGLRADYVPGWDCHGLPIENQVEKEIQDKKDRNKQPMAKAEFRRYCRKYAERFIDIQREEFKRLGGMGDWQRPYITMDYAYQATIISELAQFFQRGEVYRKKKPVHWCVNCRTALAEAEIEYEMKTSPSIYVKFPLRSTHEFFKEYPKNPIFMLIWTTTPWTLPANLAIAIHPDFRYVAVEAGEQIYLMVEDLVKDTMTKAGITTYRVIGEVPVEVLKELVFQHPFIDRPSVVVFADYVTKDVGTGAVHIAPGHGEEDYETGLEYGLDVYSPVNEKGEFTRDVEAFQGMNVFESNGPIIEKLKEIGALLFTEPIEHSYPHCWRCKKPVIFRATEQWFISMDAKDLRKRSLESIDRQVTWIPSWGRDRIYNMLAQRPDWCISRQRSWGVPITIFYCEECREPYWSDDSFRMITEAVRKNGADVWFEEEASAFLPEGATCTCGNTTFVKEQDILDVWFDSGSSFAAVLKVRDGLKFPCDMYLEGSDQHRGWFHSSLLVSVGNNGVPPYRSVLTHGFVVDGKGRKMSKSLGNIIAPEEIIEKYGAEILRLWVTYEDYRDDIKISKEMIDRIVETYRRIRNTFRFLHANLHGDFDPAEHRVSSEQLSYLDRWLLSRLQNLVGKVKEAYQTYAFHTIYHAIHNFCAIELSALYLDIIKDRMYVEKKDAVRRRASQSVVFETLTTLVKLAAPILSFTSEEMWSYLKPLVKEESVLLSEFPEVNKLYLDEQLESEWERIWAIREAVNKKIEDKRVEKLIGHPLDARVQLELPPEEYGLMTKLGDELKDLLIVSQVELAKGDETRITVSFADGQKCQRCWQYSTDIQSAGEFPNLCARCRASLTS, encoded by the coding sequence ATGGACTATAAGGAAACACTTAATTTGCCCAAGACCCCCTTTCCCATGAGGGGTAACTTGCCCGTAAAGGAAAAGCAGATCCTCCAGTTCTGGAACCAGATCGACGTTTACGGCAAGCTCCTCGAGGCTCGGCAAGGTGCGCCGACTTTTATCCTGCATGATGGACCGCCCTATGCCAACGGGCACATACATCTCGGGACCGCCCTGAACAAAATACTGAAGGACATCATCGTCAAATCCAAATTCATGGCGGGGCTGCGCGCCGACTACGTGCCGGGCTGGGACTGCCATGGTCTTCCCATCGAGAACCAGGTGGAAAAGGAGATCCAGGACAAGAAAGATCGTAACAAACAGCCCATGGCAAAGGCGGAATTCAGGCGGTACTGCAGGAAGTACGCCGAACGTTTCATCGACATCCAGAGAGAGGAATTCAAGAGGCTGGGAGGCATGGGTGATTGGCAGAGGCCGTACATCACCATGGACTACGCGTACCAGGCCACGATCATCAGCGAGCTTGCCCAGTTCTTCCAGCGGGGGGAAGTCTACCGGAAGAAAAAACCCGTGCACTGGTGCGTAAACTGCAGGACTGCGCTCGCCGAGGCAGAGATCGAATACGAGATGAAGACGTCGCCGTCCATCTACGTAAAATTTCCCCTGCGCTCGACGCATGAGTTCTTCAAGGAATATCCGAAGAACCCCATATTCATGCTCATCTGGACCACCACGCCATGGACTCTGCCGGCAAACCTCGCCATCGCCATCCATCCTGATTTCAGGTATGTTGCGGTTGAAGCGGGAGAGCAGATTTACCTGATGGTTGAGGACCTGGTCAAGGATACCATGACGAAGGCGGGCATCACCACGTATCGCGTCATCGGGGAGGTTCCGGTCGAGGTGCTCAAGGAACTTGTCTTTCAACACCCCTTCATAGATCGGCCGTCGGTCGTCGTATTTGCAGATTACGTGACAAAAGATGTGGGCACCGGCGCTGTCCACATTGCACCAGGGCATGGTGAGGAAGACTATGAGACCGGCCTCGAGTATGGTCTTGACGTCTATTCGCCCGTTAACGAGAAAGGAGAGTTCACCAGGGACGTCGAAGCTTTTCAGGGCATGAACGTTTTTGAAAGCAATGGACCCATCATCGAAAAGCTGAAAGAGATCGGCGCGCTCCTGTTCACCGAGCCGATCGAGCACTCCTATCCCCATTGCTGGCGATGCAAAAAGCCTGTTATATTTCGAGCCACGGAGCAGTGGTTCATATCGATGGACGCTAAGGATCTCAGGAAGCGCTCGCTGGAAAGTATCGATCGGCAGGTCACCTGGATTCCATCCTGGGGCAGAGATCGCATCTATAACATGCTCGCTCAGCGGCCTGACTGGTGTATCTCCCGACAGAGAAGCTGGGGTGTGCCGATTACTATCTTCTACTGCGAGGAGTGCCGGGAACCCTATTGGAGCGACGACTCTTTCCGTATGATCACCGAAGCAGTGCGGAAAAATGGGGCTGATGTCTGGTTCGAAGAAGAAGCTTCCGCATTTCTTCCTGAAGGCGCCACGTGCACGTGCGGCAACACAACCTTCGTGAAAGAGCAGGACATTCTCGATGTCTGGTTCGACTCCGGTTCCAGTTTTGCGGCAGTGCTGAAGGTACGGGACGGTCTGAAGTTCCCCTGCGACATGTACCTGGAGGGAAGCGATCAGCACCGCGGCTGGTTCCACAGTTCGCTGCTCGTATCTGTCGGCAACAATGGTGTACCACCCTACAGGTCAGTACTCACGCATGGATTTGTGGTCGACGGAAAAGGAAGAAAGATGTCGAAGTCGCTGGGCAACATCATTGCGCCTGAAGAGATCATCGAGAAGTATGGCGCGGAGATCCTGCGCCTTTGGGTAACGTACGAGGATTATAGAGACGACATCAAGATCTCAAAGGAGATGATCGACAGGATCGTGGAGACCTACCGGAGAATAAGAAACACGTTTCGATTTCTCCACGCCAATCTTCACGGGGATTTCGACCCTGCCGAGCACCGGGTATCCAGTGAACAGCTCTCCTATCTCGACCGCTGGCTGCTTTCGCGCCTGCAGAATCTTGTCGGGAAAGTGAAGGAAGCCTATCAAACCTATGCCTTTCACACTATCTACCACGCAATCCACAACTTCTGTGCCATAGAGTTGAGCGCACTCTATCTCGACATCATCAAGGACAGAATGTACGTTGAAAAAAAGGATGCGGTGAGAAGGCGGGCCTCGCAGAGCGTGGTCTTTGAAACCCTTACCACCCTGGTGAAACTTGCGGCCCCCATCCTCTCTTTTACCTCGGAGGAAATGTGGTCGTACTTGAAACCGTTGGTCAAGGAAGAATCGGTGCTGCTCAGCGAGTTCCCCGAAGTAAACAAATTATATCTGGATGAGCAGCTGGAAAGCGAGTGGGAACGCATCTGGGCGATAAGGGAAGCCGTCAATAAAAAGATCGAAGATAAGAGAGTGGAAAAGCTTATCGGTCACCCGCTGGACGCAAGGGTGCAGCTCGAGCTTCCTCCGGAAGAGTACGGGCTCATGACCAAGCTGGGAGACGAACTGAAGGACCTCCTCATTGTTTCCCAGGTCGAGCTGGCAAAAGGGGATGAAACCAGGATCACCGTATCTTTCGCGGACGGCCAGAAGTGTCAGCGCTGCTGGCAGTATTCCACAGATATTCAGAGCGCGGGGGAATTCCCCAACCTGTGTGCACGATGCAGAGCGTCCCTTACCTCCTGA
- the glgX gene encoding glycogen debranching protein GlgX — protein MAYELIQKTNKRLSPGTFYPLGATPIADGVNFSIYSRYAREVYLLLFDLSDGEPTDIIQLGSRTRYCWHTCVHDIAAGQLYGYKIRGDYNPAWGSRFNEHKLLMDPYSKALTGKFRNIDNLLLAYDASSPGRDLTVDARDSTRIVPKSIVVDDDAFDWQGDVPPGIAPEDMIIYEVHVKGFTAHPSSGVSKPGTYLGFIEKIPYLKTLGINAVELMPVHEFYVDDFLLAKGLTNYWGYNSIGFFAPESSYGTGVKPGCQVNEFKTLVRELHKAGIEVILDVVYNHSGEGNELGPTICFKGVDNGTYYALAGTGGEPFRYYMNYTGCGNSLNLSNPHVIRFVMDSLRYWVQMMHVDGFRFDLASVLGREDGYFRTSASFFDAVSQDPLLSRVKLVAEPWDIGTYQVGNFPIDWSEWNGKFRDTVRKFGKGDTGQVKDMGWRLTGSADLYGDDGRSAYNSINFVTCHDGFTLNDLVSYNYKHNEANQENNNDGSNDNNSWNCGVEGKTDDPAVLKLRKQLVKNYICHLIFSSGMPMILGGDECMRTQAGNNNAYCQDNELSWFDWRLIDEHADVIEFVRKAIALEKRFSVLRRRKFLLGEDLDADSVPDLTWYGFNLDTPAWDDPELRTMCYKLEEQESDSAASGYHIFFILNGDWREQRVALPLLADGKRWYRVIDTSLPTGEDFSAEGAEVLIDPSAYYIANPRSTVALLGK, from the coding sequence ATGGCCTACGAGCTTATTCAGAAGACAAACAAACGACTTTCTCCCGGAACGTTTTACCCTCTCGGTGCAACGCCGATAGCCGACGGGGTAAATTTCTCCATCTACTCTCGATACGCCCGGGAGGTGTATCTCTTGCTCTTTGATCTGTCTGACGGAGAGCCTACGGATATTATTCAACTGGGGAGTCGTACCCGCTATTGCTGGCATACTTGTGTTCATGACATAGCAGCCGGGCAGCTCTATGGATACAAGATCAGGGGCGACTATAATCCGGCATGGGGTTCGAGGTTCAATGAACACAAACTTCTGATGGATCCTTACAGCAAGGCGCTTACCGGCAAGTTCAGGAATATTGACAATCTGCTGCTGGCTTATGATGCTTCTTCACCGGGCAGGGACCTTACTGTGGACGCGAGGGACAGCACCCGGATCGTTCCCAAGTCCATAGTGGTCGATGACGACGCTTTCGATTGGCAGGGCGATGTGCCGCCGGGCATTGCCCCCGAGGATATGATTATCTACGAGGTACACGTAAAAGGATTTACCGCACACCCATCGTCAGGAGTCTCCAAACCGGGCACCTATCTGGGCTTTATCGAAAAAATCCCCTACCTGAAGACCCTCGGAATCAACGCTGTCGAGTTAATGCCCGTGCACGAGTTTTATGTTGACGATTTTCTGCTCGCAAAGGGCCTGACCAACTACTGGGGGTATAACAGCATCGGTTTTTTTGCGCCGGAAAGCTCTTACGGCACCGGGGTAAAGCCCGGCTGCCAGGTGAATGAATTCAAGACACTGGTTCGGGAACTCCACAAGGCCGGCATCGAGGTGATCCTCGATGTGGTCTATAATCATAGCGGCGAGGGAAATGAACTGGGGCCGACCATCTGTTTCAAGGGCGTGGATAACGGCACCTACTACGCGCTTGCCGGGACAGGCGGTGAGCCGTTCCGCTACTATATGAATTACACGGGCTGCGGCAACAGCCTGAACCTGTCCAATCCCCATGTCATACGGTTTGTAATGGATTCTCTCCGGTACTGGGTTCAGATGATGCATGTTGATGGCTTCAGGTTCGATCTGGCGTCAGTCCTGGGGCGGGAGGATGGTTATTTTCGCACGTCAGCCTCCTTCTTTGACGCTGTGTCGCAGGACCCGCTGCTCTCGCGCGTGAAGCTCGTCGCAGAACCCTGGGATATAGGAACCTACCAGGTGGGCAATTTTCCCATAGACTGGTCGGAGTGGAACGGGAAATTCAGGGACACTGTGCGAAAATTCGGCAAGGGCGACACCGGACAGGTGAAGGACATGGGCTGGCGGCTCACGGGCTCTGCCGACCTCTACGGAGACGATGGAAGGTCCGCCTATAACAGCATCAACTTCGTGACCTGCCACGACGGATTCACGCTCAATGACCTGGTTTCGTACAATTACAAGCATAACGAGGCCAACCAGGAAAACAACAACGACGGGAGTAATGACAATAATTCGTGGAATTGCGGCGTTGAAGGAAAGACCGATGACCCGGCAGTCTTAAAACTGAGAAAGCAACTGGTGAAAAATTATATCTGTCATCTCATCTTTTCATCCGGTATGCCGATGATACTCGGCGGTGACGAGTGCATGAGGACACAAGCAGGCAACAACAACGCGTACTGCCAGGATAATGAATTGAGCTGGTTTGATTGGCGACTGATTGATGAGCATGCGGACGTTATTGAATTCGTGAGGAAAGCAATTGCTCTCGAGAAAAGATTTAGCGTACTCCGAAGACGAAAGTTCTTGCTGGGTGAAGATCTGGACGCAGACAGCGTGCCGGATCTGACGTGGTACGGATTTAATCTGGACACGCCTGCATGGGATGATCCGGAGCTCCGCACAATGTGCTACAAGCTCGAAGAGCAGGAGAGCGACTCAGCTGCCAGCGGTTATCACATATTCTTTATCTTGAATGGAGACTGGAGAGAACAGAGAGTAGCGCTGCCGCTCCTCGCTGATGGCAAGCGCTGGTACAGGGTGATTGATACGAGCCTCCCTACGGGAGAGGACTTTTCTGCCGAGGGCGCCGAAGTGCTGATAGACCCTTCGGCATATTACATTGCCAATCCCAGGAGCACCGTCGCACTTCTCGGCAAATAG
- a CDS encoding ABC transporter permease, whose translation MLGRLRQMLIKEFIQVLRDRRTRFVLIVPPMLQMLIFGYAATLEIKHMPTAVVDYDNTQASRDLISRFAASHYFQVRQIPADRRQIPLLIERGDVILAIQINEGFARLLGKGETAPIQVIVDAASSNTALIGLGYVNQVAANFAQDFQIQRLERTAPALLSGIPRIVLDRRPWYNVDISDRWFFIPGVIGNLIMLIVMNLTAFSVVREREIGTLEQMMVTPIRRVEFILGKTVPFFIIGLFDAILISAFGTLWFGVPLRGSLGVLALGTVLFLMCVLAIGLFISTVSRTQQQAMVTAFFFIMPAILFSGFGSPISSMPEVMQWLTYLNPLRYFQEVLRSIYLKGGGLAELWQEMAGMALLSIIMLTVSVLRFQKSLD comes from the coding sequence ATGCTGGGCCGTCTGCGCCAGATGCTAATCAAGGAATTTATCCAGGTCCTTCGCGACAGGAGGACCCGCTTTGTTCTTATCGTTCCCCCAATGTTGCAGATGCTCATCTTCGGGTACGCGGCCACGCTGGAGATCAAACATATGCCTACCGCCGTGGTCGATTACGATAACACCCAGGCGAGCCGCGATCTCATCTCCCGCTTTGCGGCAAGTCACTACTTCCAGGTACGCCAGATCCCCGCGGACCGAAGACAGATCCCTCTCCTGATCGAGCGGGGCGATGTGATCCTGGCGATACAGATCAATGAGGGTTTCGCCCGCTTACTCGGTAAGGGCGAAACAGCGCCCATCCAGGTGATTGTGGATGCTGCAAGCTCGAACACTGCGCTTATCGGCCTCGGCTACGTTAACCAGGTGGCAGCGAACTTTGCCCAGGACTTTCAGATTCAGCGTCTGGAGCGCACAGCGCCCGCGCTTCTGTCGGGTATACCGCGCATTGTGCTCGATCGCAGGCCCTGGTATAACGTCGACATATCGGACCGCTGGTTCTTCATTCCAGGCGTGATCGGCAACCTGATCATGTTGATCGTCATGAACCTGACCGCTTTTTCCGTGGTAAGGGAGCGCGAAATAGGGACGCTCGAGCAGATGATGGTCACTCCCATCCGGCGCGTCGAATTTATTCTCGGGAAAACAGTCCCTTTCTTCATTATCGGGCTCTTTGATGCAATCCTGATTTCGGCGTTCGGCACACTCTGGTTCGGTGTTCCGTTGCGCGGCAGTCTGGGTGTGCTGGCCCTTGGCACGGTCCTCTTCCTGATGTGCGTGCTCGCCATCGGGCTTTTCATCTCCACGGTATCAAGGACACAGCAGCAGGCAATGGTAACCGCATTCTTTTTTATCATGCCCGCAATTCTCTTTTCCGGATTCGGCTCACCCATCAGCAGCATGCCCGAGGTGATGCAGTGGCTGACCTATCTTAACCCGCTTCGTTACTTCCAGGAAGTCTTGCGGAGCATCTACCTTAAAGGAGGCGGACTCGCCGAGCTCTGGCAGGAGATGGCTGGAATGGCTCTTTTGAGTATAATCATGCTGACGGTCAGTGTTCTTCGCTTCCAGAAATCGCTTGATTGA
- a CDS encoding ABC transporter permease, with translation MKLHRLVAVAKKEVLQIVRDARSVGIVVAMPIAMMLAFGYGISLDIKHLPVYVFDREGSQQSQNLLKHFQASEYFNVKKAVSDYAALVRALDRGACKLAIVIPHDFSLRLNAGGPVSIQALIDATDSNTANIAIAYSQAVIQTYSQRVQLDWIQRHGIKKMNPPISVESRTWFNENLESMVNIVPGVVVIVMAVIGVFLTALTIAREWERGTMEQLISTPVTELELMLGKLAPYFVIGMLDTCLCVGFGTLWFGVPFRGSWSVFFIASALFLIVVLSLGYFFSVVAKSQLAASQISLLATFLPAFLLSGFLFPIEQMPVAVQAVTYIMPARYYMDVIRNVFLKGSPITLLLNDLLALAFMSCLLVFVATRSFKKKLT, from the coding sequence ATGAAGCTGCACAGGCTGGTCGCCGTAGCCAAGAAAGAAGTGCTTCAGATCGTGCGTGATGCCAGGAGCGTAGGTATTGTTGTGGCAATGCCGATCGCGATGATGCTTGCATTCGGCTATGGCATCAGCCTCGATATCAAGCATCTGCCCGTATACGTCTTCGACCGCGAAGGCAGCCAGCAGAGCCAGAACCTACTGAAGCATTTTCAGGCATCTGAGTATTTCAATGTAAAAAAGGCGGTATCTGATTATGCGGCGCTCGTTCGCGCGCTCGACAGGGGTGCCTGCAAGCTCGCCATCGTGATTCCCCATGACTTCTCTCTCAGGCTCAATGCAGGCGGGCCGGTGAGCATACAGGCGTTGATCGATGCGACAGACAGCAACACTGCAAATATCGCGATTGCCTACAGCCAGGCTGTGATCCAGACCTATTCGCAACGGGTTCAACTCGACTGGATCCAGCGTCATGGAATCAAGAAGATGAATCCGCCGATCAGTGTGGAGTCGAGGACCTGGTTCAATGAGAATCTTGAGAGCATGGTCAACATCGTGCCCGGGGTTGTCGTCATTGTAATGGCCGTGATCGGGGTATTCCTGACCGCTCTGACCATTGCACGCGAATGGGAAAGAGGCACCATGGAACAGCTTATCTCCACTCCCGTGACCGAGCTCGAATTGATGCTCGGCAAGCTGGCTCCTTATTTTGTTATCGGCATGCTGGATACCTGTTTGTGCGTCGGGTTTGGCACATTATGGTTCGGCGTGCCTTTCCGCGGCAGCTGGAGCGTCTTCTTCATTGCCTCTGCTCTTTTTCTGATCGTGGTTCTGTCGCTCGGATATTTCTTTTCCGTTGTTGCGAAATCACAGCTTGCAGCCAGTCAGATTTCGCTCCTCGCCACATTCCTCCCGGCATTCTTGCTGTCGGGATTTCTCTTTCCGATAGAGCAGATGCCCGTCGCCGTTCAGGCGGTGACGTATATCATGCCGGCAAGGTACTATATGGACGTGATCCGCAATGTCTTCCTGAAAGGATCGCCGATCACACTACTGCTGAATGATCTCCTTGCCCTGGCGTTTATGTCGTGCCTTCTCGTCTTCGTCGCGACACGCAGTTTCAAGAAGAAACTGACCTAA
- a CDS encoding ABC transporter ATP-binding protein: protein MEKNNGTPSVIVNNLVKKFGDFVAVDHVSFEAQPGEIFGFLGPNGAGKSTTIRILCGLLRPTEGKATVAGLDVARQPEAVRQKIGYMSQKFSLYNDLKVIENIRFFAGMYSVPDAAMAERADWVLEMAGLKGRESALTGTLATGWKQRLALGCAVLHHPSILFLDEPTSGVDPVSRRQFWELIHRMAAEGVTVFVTTHYMDEAEYCRQLVLIDRGKVVASGSPSELKSGAMKGELLLVGCEPLGDALELLQNAPGVLDAAIFGSAVHVVVTDAQEGMAGLMEYLSEHGVTVSKMEPISPTLEDVFVALTTRQAESRTKSAEAKNVQ, encoded by the coding sequence ATGGAAAAGAATAACGGCACTCCGTCTGTGATCGTTAACAATCTGGTCAAAAAGTTCGGCGATTTCGTTGCCGTGGACCACGTCTCGTTCGAGGCGCAGCCCGGAGAGATATTCGGTTTCCTCGGACCAAATGGCGCAGGCAAATCCACAACCATACGGATACTGTGCGGCCTGCTGCGTCCCACAGAAGGCAAGGCCACGGTGGCAGGCCTTGACGTTGCGCGTCAGCCCGAAGCAGTGCGTCAAAAGATCGGCTACATGTCTCAGAAGTTCTCGCTCTACAATGATCTGAAAGTGATAGAGAACATCAGGTTCTTTGCGGGTATGTACAGCGTGCCGGATGCGGCAATGGCTGAACGAGCTGATTGGGTCCTGGAGATGGCAGGGTTGAAAGGCCGTGAGTCCGCATTGACAGGCACCCTGGCAACCGGATGGAAGCAGCGTCTGGCCTTAGGGTGCGCAGTGCTGCACCACCCTTCGATACTATTTCTTGATGAACCGACTTCAGGCGTGGACCCCGTATCAAGGCGACAGTTCTGGGAGTTGATTCACCGCATGGCTGCGGAGGGCGTTACCGTGTTTGTCACAACACACTATATGGACGAGGCGGAATACTGTCGCCAGCTCGTCTTGATCGATCGTGGTAAGGTTGTTGCCTCCGGTTCGCCATCTGAACTCAAGTCAGGAGCAATGAAGGGTGAGCTTCTGCTCGTGGGGTGTGAGCCGCTGGGTGATGCTCTGGAACTTCTTCAGAACGCACCCGGCGTTCTGGATGCAGCTATTTTCGGCAGCGCCGTCCATGTTGTGGTGACTGACGCACAAGAGGGGATGGCAGGTCTCATGGAGTATCTCTCGGAGCACGGTGTCACCGTGTCAAAAATGGAACCGATCAGCCCCACACTGGAAGACGTATTCGTAGCGCTCACGACACGGCAGGCAGAATCTCGCACGAAATCAGCGGAGGCGAAAAACGTGCAATGA
- a CDS encoding ABC transporter ATP-binding protein — translation MSDNGYAIKVDELTMQFPGVVAVDHLSFDVKPGEIFGLVGPDGAGKTTTLRMLAGVLTPSSGRATVAGLDVGRHPERVKHHISYMSQRFGLYEDLTVDENIRFYAGVFGMSRADRERRAASLLDAAGMGPFGKRLAGKLSGGMKQKLGLICALIHTPQVILLDEPTNGVDPVSRRDFWRILYSLLGENVAILISTSYLDEAERCHRVALLHQGRLLYSDTPAELKKKISGDVVVVVSPEPRRLKDLLRDTEGVLNMVLVGDGLHLMVDDAKRRIPELRAQIQSANLPVDRIERIVPNVEDLFVQTVENARARNGKE, via the coding sequence ATGAGTGATAATGGCTACGCCATCAAAGTAGATGAGTTGACCATGCAGTTCCCCGGCGTTGTCGCCGTGGACCACCTGAGCTTCGATGTGAAACCCGGTGAAATTTTCGGTTTGGTTGGACCCGACGGCGCAGGCAAAACAACTACGCTGCGCATGCTTGCCGGTGTGCTCACACCAAGTTCCGGGCGGGCAACAGTTGCCGGCCTTGATGTGGGCCGCCACCCCGAGCGGGTCAAACATCATATCAGCTATATGTCCCAGCGCTTCGGTCTCTATGAAGATCTGACCGTGGATGAGAATATTCGTTTTTACGCCGGTGTTTTCGGCATGTCCAGAGCTGACAGGGAGCGGCGCGCAGCCAGCCTGCTTGATGCCGCGGGCATGGGCCCTTTCGGTAAACGGCTTGCGGGAAAGCTCTCCGGCGGAATGAAGCAGAAGCTGGGATTGATATGTGCCTTGATACACACACCGCAGGTGATTCTTCTCGACGAACCGACGAACGGCGTTGATCCGGTCTCCCGCCGCGATTTCTGGCGTATTCTCTATTCTCTGCTCGGCGAAAACGTTGCAATACTCATCTCCACTTCTTATCTCGATGAAGCAGAGCGATGCCACCGCGTCGCCTTGTTGCATCAGGGGCGGCTCCTCTATTCCGATACGCCTGCAGAGCTGAAGAAGAAAATATCGGGAGACGTTGTTGTCGTGGTTTCGCCTGAACCGAGACGGCTTAAGGATCTGTTGAGAGACACGGAGGGCGTATTGAATATGGTATTGGTGGGAGATGGATTGCATCTCATGGTGGATGATGCGAAGAGACGGATTCCCGAGCTTCGGGCACAGATTCAATCGGCCAATCTACCGGTTGATCGGATCGAACGGATCGTCCCAAACGTAGAGGACCTCTTTGTTCAGACAGTCGAAAATGCACGTGCGAGGAATGGAAAAGAATAA
- a CDS encoding efflux RND transporter periplasmic adaptor subunit — translation MKKKIIALLILILVVVSVILLYARWGAQKPPSKVLSISGNIEAHESLVGFKVQGRLDELLVEEGQSVKEGDLIARLDGKDYLQQVNVDEAAVSSRQAELDLALAGSRTQEIKAAEQAVLDAQADVELKKIEFQRNQALYERNAGVSAEARDVAATNLKRSQATYERSKQTYDELVEGTRKEQIAINRANVNTAKQNLTLSRIRLEYTSLLAPKNGVVTVRQAELGEVMQPGTPVVTIADLDHLWLRGYVAETDLGKVRWGQSATVKTDTFPNKTYIGRVSFISSVAEFTPKSVETHKERVTLVYRIKIDLENPNHDLKPGMPADAEINVTAR, via the coding sequence ATGAAAAAGAAGATCATCGCTCTGCTCATTCTCATCTTAGTGGTCGTTTCGGTCATTCTTTTATATGCACGCTGGGGTGCGCAAAAGCCTCCATCAAAAGTTCTTTCGATTTCCGGCAACATCGAAGCCCACGAAAGCCTCGTGGGATTCAAGGTCCAGGGCCGTCTCGATGAACTACTCGTGGAAGAAGGTCAGTCCGTCAAAGAGGGAGACCTTATCGCGCGGCTTGACGGCAAGGACTACCTGCAGCAGGTCAACGTGGATGAAGCTGCGGTCTCATCCCGCCAGGCGGAATTGGACCTCGCGCTGGCCGGAAGCCGCACGCAGGAAATCAAGGCCGCAGAGCAGGCGGTGCTCGATGCTCAGGCTGATGTGGAGTTGAAGAAGATCGAGTTCCAGCGCAATCAGGCATTATACGAGAGGAACGCAGGAGTTTCTGCCGAGGCGAGGGACGTTGCAGCCACGAATCTTAAACGGTCCCAGGCTACGTACGAGCGGAGCAAGCAGACGTATGATGAGCTCGTGGAAGGCACACGCAAGGAGCAGATTGCGATAAATCGAGCAAACGTGAACACAGCGAAGCAGAATCTCACGCTTTCCCGCATTCGGCTCGAATACACGTCACTACTGGCGCCGAAGAACGGCGTTGTGACCGTGCGTCAGGCCGAGCTTGGCGAAGTGATGCAGCCGGGAACGCCGGTTGTTACGATTGCCGATTTGGACCATCTGTGGCTGCGCGGGTACGTTGCCGAAACAGATCTGGGAAAGGTTCGATGGGGACAATCTGCTACGGTGAAGACAGATACGTTTCCCAACAAGACGTACATAGGCCGTGTGTCGTTCATCTCGTCCGTGGCTGAATTTACGCCGAAGAGCGTCGAAACACATAAAGAACGCGTCACGTTAGTCTATCGAATCAAAATCGATCTGGAAAATCCCAATCACGACCTGAAGCCCGGCATGCCCGCCGATGCCGAGATTAATGTGACAGCTCGCTGA